The Anoxybacillus flavithermus genome has a segment encoding these proteins:
- a CDS encoding protoporphyrinogen oxidase — protein MKKKVVIIGGGMTGLAAAYYLQKEAREKQLPISCELIEASHRLGGKVQTVYRDGFVIERGPDSFLARKMSASRLIHEVGLEKELVHNTAGQSYILVNRTLHPIPGGAVMGIPTKLAPFVMTRLFSPFGKLRAAADFVLPPLKTEGDVSLGQFFRRRLGNEVVDRLIEPLLSGIYAGDIDELSLMATFPQYFHLEQKHGSLVLGMKRSMPKQKTKQKSDKGIFQTLKTGLASLVDAIEQRLEKGTVHKGVRVERIEKVEERYVLTLSNGEKKEADSVVVAVPHQSLPSLFPNETTFSLFETMPSTSVATVALAFPKEAVAKDMNGTGFVVSRDSDYTITACTWTHKKWPHTTPEGYVLLRCYVGRPGDEAIVDQTDEDIVQVVMDDLNKVMNITMNPMFSIVTRWKQSMPQYTVGHRERMERVKQYMQQHLPGIFLAGSSYEGLGLPDCIDQGEEAVKKVLHYLAYTKEKVSL, from the coding sequence ATGAAAAAGAAAGTCGTCATTATTGGCGGTGGGATGACGGGACTTGCGGCAGCGTATTACTTGCAAAAAGAAGCGCGAGAAAAACAGTTGCCTATTTCTTGTGAATTAATTGAGGCGAGCCATCGACTTGGTGGGAAAGTGCAAACGGTGTATCGCGATGGTTTTGTCATTGAGCGCGGACCGGATTCTTTTTTGGCACGAAAAATGAGCGCCTCACGCCTCATTCACGAAGTCGGGCTTGAGAAAGAGCTCGTGCATAATACGGCAGGTCAATCGTACATTCTCGTCAATCGAACCCTTCATCCGATTCCAGGCGGAGCGGTGATGGGCATTCCGACAAAACTTGCACCGTTTGTCATGACACGCCTCTTTTCTCCGTTCGGCAAACTGCGCGCAGCAGCTGACTTTGTCTTGCCTCCATTAAAAACGGAAGGGGACGTATCGCTCGGGCAATTTTTCCGCCGTCGTCTCGGAAATGAAGTGGTGGATCGCCTCATTGAACCTTTATTATCGGGCATTTACGCAGGTGATATTGACGAACTTAGCTTAATGGCTACGTTCCCTCAATATTTCCACTTAGAGCAAAAACATGGGAGTCTCGTGCTCGGAATGAAGCGGTCGATGCCGAAGCAAAAAACGAAACAAAAAAGTGACAAAGGCATTTTTCAAACGTTAAAAACAGGGCTGGCTTCGCTTGTTGATGCGATTGAGCAAAGGTTGGAAAAAGGAACGGTGCATAAAGGAGTCCGTGTTGAGCGGATTGAGAAGGTTGAGGAACGATATGTGTTAACGTTAAGTAACGGCGAGAAAAAAGAAGCGGATAGCGTTGTAGTCGCTGTTCCGCATCAATCATTGCCATCGCTATTTCCGAATGAAACAACGTTTTCTCTTTTTGAAACGATGCCATCGACGTCTGTTGCAACGGTCGCGTTAGCGTTTCCGAAAGAAGCGGTCGCAAAGGATATGAACGGAACGGGATTTGTTGTTTCGCGCGATAGCGATTATACGATTACCGCATGTACGTGGACGCATAAAAAATGGCCGCATACAACTCCAGAAGGTTATGTTTTGTTGCGTTGTTATGTCGGTCGCCCCGGAGATGAAGCAATTGTCGACCAAACAGACGAAGATATCGTTCAAGTCGTGATGGACGATTTAAATAAAGTGATGAACATTACGATGAATCCAATGTTTTCGATTGTGACACGTTGGAAACAATCGATGCCACAATATACGGTCGGTCATCGTGAACGGATGGAACGGGTGAAACAATATATGCAACAACATCTTCCAGGCATCTTTTTAGCGGGAAGTTCGTATGAAGGGCTTGGGCTCCCGGATTGCATCGATCAAGGGGAAGAAGCAGTTAAAAAAGTATTGCATTATTTAGCTTATACGAAAGAAAAGGTGTCGCTATAA
- a CDS encoding ferrochelatase, which yields MSKKVMGLLVMAYGTPYKEEDLEQYYTHIRHGRKPSEEMLADLRERYEAIGGISPLAAITKQQAEKLAERLNEVQDEIEFRMYLGLKHIEPFVEDAVQQMHEDGIEEAVSIVLAPHFSTFSVKSYNGRAKEEAARLGGPKLTCVESWYTEPKFIQYWADRVKETYASMSEREREKAVLIVSAHSLPEKIIAMGDPYPKQLQETADFIAKEAGVSEYVIGWQSAGNTPEPWLGPDVQDLTRQLYEEKGYEAFVYVPAGFVSDHLEVLYDNDIECKQVTDELGVSYYRPPMPNAHPQFIDALATVVLNHLRKEGESL from the coding sequence ATGTCAAAAAAAGTAATGGGATTGCTTGTCATGGCGTACGGTACGCCGTATAAAGAAGAGGATTTAGAGCAATATTACACGCACATTCGTCATGGTCGCAAACCGTCGGAAGAGATGCTAGCGGATCTTCGTGAGCGTTACGAAGCGATCGGAGGCATTTCACCGCTTGCAGCCATTACAAAACAACAGGCGGAAAAACTTGCCGAGCGACTTAATGAAGTACAAGATGAGATTGAATTTCGCATGTATTTAGGATTAAAGCATATTGAGCCGTTCGTTGAAGACGCCGTTCAACAAATGCATGAAGATGGGATAGAAGAAGCGGTTTCGATCGTATTAGCTCCGCATTTTTCGACATTTAGTGTCAAATCATATAACGGACGAGCAAAAGAAGAAGCGGCCCGTTTAGGTGGACCGAAGTTGACGTGTGTGGAAAGTTGGTATACTGAACCGAAATTTATTCAATATTGGGCAGATCGAGTAAAAGAAACGTATGCTTCGATGTCTGAACGAGAGCGGGAAAAAGCGGTGTTGATCGTTTCCGCCCACAGCTTGCCTGAAAAAATTATCGCAATGGGAGATCCGTATCCAAAGCAACTACAAGAAACAGCCGATTTCATTGCGAAAGAAGCAGGTGTTTCGGAATACGTCATTGGTTGGCAAAGTGCAGGCAATACCCCGGAGCCTTGGTTAGGTCCAGATGTGCAAGATTTAACGCGACAACTATATGAAGAAAAAGGGTACGAGGCATTCGTATACGTTCCAGCAGGATTTGTGTCCGATCATTTAGAAGTGTTGTACGATAACGACATTGAATGTAAACAAGTAACGGATGAACTTGGCGTCAGTTACTATCGTCCGCCGATGCCAAATGCCCATCCGCAGTTTATTGACGCCCTTGCAACGGTTGTGTTAAATCATTTACGTAAAGAAGGCGAGTCATTATGA
- a CDS encoding uroporphyrinogen decarboxylase has product MIKNDTFLRACRGEATEYVPVWYMRQAGRSQPEYRALKEKYSLFEITHQPELCAYVTRLPVEQYNVDAAILYKDIMSPLPAIGVDVDIKAGIGPVIDNPIRSLADVERLGEIDPENDVPYVLETIRLLTKEQLTVPLIGFAGAPFTLASYMIEGGPSKNYNKTKAFMYAEPKAWFALMDKLADMTIRYVKAQIRAGASAIQIFDSWVGAVNVSDYRQFIKPTMERIFTALRDEHVPLIMFGVGASHLAKEWHDLPLDVVGLDWRLSIREAREMGLTKALQGNLDPAVLLAPWEVIEARVKQILDEGMAHEGGYVFNLGHGIFPQIKPETLKRLTAFIHDYSAKRKG; this is encoded by the coding sequence ATGATTAAAAACGATACATTTTTACGTGCCTGTCGCGGAGAAGCAACGGAATACGTTCCTGTTTGGTATATGAGACAAGCAGGGCGTTCGCAACCGGAATACCGCGCGTTGAAAGAAAAATATTCGCTTTTTGAAATTACACACCAACCAGAGCTATGCGCCTATGTGACGCGCTTGCCTGTTGAACAATATAACGTCGATGCGGCCATTTTATATAAAGATATTATGTCACCGCTTCCAGCGATCGGCGTCGATGTCGATATTAAAGCGGGTATCGGACCAGTCATCGACAACCCGATTCGTTCGCTTGCCGATGTCGAACGTCTCGGTGAAATTGATCCAGAAAACGACGTGCCATACGTGCTTGAAACGATTCGCCTATTGACGAAAGAGCAACTGACTGTTCCGCTCATCGGTTTTGCTGGTGCGCCGTTTACTTTAGCAAGCTATATGATTGAAGGTGGGCCTTCGAAAAACTATAATAAAACGAAAGCGTTTATGTATGCGGAACCGAAAGCATGGTTTGCCCTTATGGATAAGCTGGCGGATATGACGATTCGTTACGTGAAAGCGCAAATTCGTGCTGGGGCAAGCGCCATTCAAATTTTTGATTCTTGGGTTGGTGCAGTCAATGTTTCTGATTATCGTCAATTTATTAAACCGACGATGGAGCGTATTTTTACTGCGCTTCGTGACGAACATGTTCCGCTTATTATGTTTGGGGTTGGCGCAAGCCATTTAGCGAAAGAATGGCACGATTTGCCGCTTGACGTCGTCGGTTTAGATTGGCGCTTATCGATTCGTGAAGCGCGCGAGATGGGGCTGACAAAAGCGCTACAAGGCAATTTAGATCCAGCCGTATTGCTTGCCCCATGGGAAGTTATCGAAGCGCGCGTCAAACAAATTTTAGATGAAGGCATGGCGCATGAAGGTGGGTACGTATTTAACTTAGGGCATGGCATTTTCCCACAAATCAAGCCGGAGACGTTAAAACGACTTACAGCGTTTATCCACGATTATTCAGCAAAAAGAAAAGGATGA